In one Anas platyrhynchos isolate ZD024472 breed Pekin duck chromosome 8, IASCAAS_PekinDuck_T2T, whole genome shotgun sequence genomic region, the following are encoded:
- the LOC101796820 gene encoding CARD- and ANK-domain containing inflammasome adapter protein-like: MSMHSTSLFTNPYAIEVLQIKREELIEGISDPDHLLNWLIDNGIFSPEKKMVMSFYRTRTEKNSRVLDILISQGERACRLFFYPCLKQVEPKLYNEMRKYVSEVNDSIRDARRQLVGYLLEKDKVWFENRSERHKEKKETPRRKKQDWAIKTRKKETHLSRAAKPRKGRSDRGIFGAVAKGCLSEIEKTLKDNDINALNSSRETLLHVAAANGHLAVMEYLISRGAKPDVKDKKGRTPLHRAAEKGHGDAVKVLLRCGASMYSLDTEGKMPLHVAAQNSHGHVLTVLLREEARSYRNQHNFLHRAALKDESSLVERLLKSGASVDGKDERGQTALSYALSQGFENTAKVLLEAGARVDSSMAERAFNSNNPSIFKVLLEYSKDLPSDLMESALFKAVQKNLHDIVAVLADRGTDVNAYNEMQYTPLLLACKTGKAESAEVLIEKGASLGIKTPASDSALHLAVQAGAAPITKLLLRKGMEVNLTNQADETPLHVAALHDKAALVSLLVNAGAKVNAVTKELVTPLHVASQRGNTDVAQQLLQHKASVNAKDRQSKSPLHYASEKGDETMVEMVLDANADPNAQDKEKRTPLHAAAEGGHLGVVRVLLATKGRLGVKDMHGCTPLHYAAIKGNTEIVKLLLTSGKNKNIDDRNIWRKTALHIAAEYGHGDLINLLLSYGAAINALDNSKDTPLHCACKAGHLNAVISLINWSQGEKANLLAANSLKKTPLQVAESNRTENQAQIVALLKKKMLITR; this comes from the coding sequence ATGAGCATGCATTCAACCAGCCTGTTCACAAATCCATACGCAATTGAAGTCCTACAAATTAAAAGAGAGGAGCTAATAGAAGGCATAAGTGACCCAGACCACCTGCTGAACTGGCTGATAGACAACGGCATTTTTTCCCCGGAAAAAAAGATGGTCATGAGTTTCTACAGGACACGAACAGAAAAGAACTCCCGAGTTTTAGACATCCTGATTTCTCAAGGCGAACGAGCCTGCAGGCTCTTTTTTTATCCTTGTTTAAAGCAGGTGGAGCCAAAACTTTATAATGAGATGAGAAAATATGTCAGCGAAGTTAATGACAGCATCAGAGATGCAAGAAGACAATTGGTAGGATACTTACTTGAAAAAGACAAGGTTTGGTTTGAAAATAGGAGTGAAaggcacaaggaaaaaaaagagactcctagaagaaaaaagcaagattGGGCTATTaagaccagaaaaaaagaaacccaccTTTCAAGAGCAGCAAAACCTAGAAAAGGTCGTTCTGATAGAGGCATCTTTGGTGCAGTTGCTAAGGGCTGTCTTTCAGAGATagagaaaacactgaaagatAATGATATTAACGCACTGAACTCCTCAAGAGAAACCCTTCTGCATGTCGCAGCCGCTAACGGACACCTAGCAGTAATGGAATATTTGATCAGCAGAGGCGCTAAGCCAGATGTGAAGgacaagaaaggaagaacacCACTGCACAGGGCTGCCGAGAAGGGCCACGGTGATGCAGTGAAAGTGCTTCTGCGGTGCGGCGCTTCCATGTACAGCTTGGATACAGAAGGCAAGATGCCGCTTCATGTGGCCGCGCAGAACAGCCACGGTCATGTACTGACGGTGCTCCTGAGGGAAGAGGCAAGAAGCTACAGGAACCAGCACAACTTTTTGCACAGAGCAGCTCTTAAAGATGAGAGCAGTCTGGTGGAAAGGCTTTTAAAGAGCGGTGCCTCTGTTGATGGAAAAGATGAAAGAGGACAGACCGCTCTCAGTTATGCTCTTTCTCAGGGGTTTGAAAACACTGCAAAAGTGCTGCTAGAGGCTGGAGCCAGAGTTGACTCCAGCATGGCTGAAAGAGCCTTCAACAGCAACAACCCATCCATCTTCAAAGTGCTGCTGGAGTATTCTAAAGATCTGCCATCCGACCTGATGGAGTCAGCTCTTTTTAAAGCTGTACAAAAAAATCTGCACGACATTGTAGCAGTTTTAGCTGACCGAGGTACAGATGTGAACGCCTACAACGAAATGCAGTACACTCCTTTACTCCTGGCGTGCAAAACAGGCAAGGCTGAGTCTGCAGAAGTTCTTATCGAAAAGGGAGCAAGTTTGGGTATAAAGACTCCTGCTTCAGACTCAGCTTTGCACTTGGCAGttcaggctggggctgcccccatcACAAAGCTGCTCCTGCGCAAAGGGATGGAAGTTAACCTTACGAATCAGGCGGATGAAACCCCGCTCCATGTCGCTGCACTGCACGATAAAGCAGCGTTAGTTAGCCTGCTAGTCAACGCCGGGGCCAAAGTTAATGCTGTCACTAAGGAGCTGGTGACTCCTCTGCACGTTGCAAGTCAGAGAGGTAACACTGACGTTGCCCAACAGCTGTTGCAGCACAAAGCCAGTGTTAATGCTAAGGACAGGCAGTCAAAATCACCTTTACATTATGCTTCTGAAAAAGGAGACGAAACAATGGTGGAGATGGTTCTGGATGCTAACGCTGACCCCAACGCAcaagacaaagagaaaaggaCCCCCCTGCACGCTGCAGCTGAGGGAGGACATCTCGGCGTCGTCAGAGTACTGTTGGCTacaaaaggaagacttgggGTTAAGGACATGCATGGATGTACTCCTTTGCACTATGCGGCCATCAAAGGAAACACAGAGATTGTAAAACTTCTTCTGACATCagggaaaaataagaatattgaTGATAGAAACATTTGGAGAAAGACCGCACTGCATATTGCAGCGGAATATGGACACGGTGACTTGATAAATTTGTTACTGAGTTACGGGGCAGCCATCAATGCTTTAGACAACAGTAAGGACACTCCTTTGCATTGTGCTTGCAAGGCCGGTCATTTAAATGCTGTAATTTCCCTCATCAACTGGtcacaaggagaaaaagcaaacctACTGGCTGCTAACAGTCTCAAAAAGACCCCGCTGCAAGTAGCAGAAtctaacagaacagaaaatcagGCCCAAATTGTCGcacttttgaaaaagaaaatgttaataacAAGATGA
- the JUN gene encoding transcription factor Jun encodes MSAKMEPTFYEDALSGGYAPPESGGYGYNNAKVLKQSMTLNLADPGSNLKPHLRNKSAELLTSPDVGLLKLASPELERLIIQSSNGLITTTPTPTQFLCPKNVTDEQEGFAEGFVRALAELHNQNTLPSVTSAAQPVSGGMAPVSSMAGGGGSFNAGLHSEPPVYANLSNFNPNALSSAPGYNANGMGYAPQHHLNAQMPVQHPRLQALKEEPQTVPEMPGETPPLSPIDMESQERIKAERKRMRNRIAASKCRKRKLERIARLEEKVKTLKAQNSELASTANMLREQVAQLKQKVMNHVNSGCQLMLTQQLQTF; translated from the coding sequence ATGAGCGCGAAGATGGAGCCGACGTTCTACGAGGACGCGCTGAGCGGCGGCTACGCGCCGCCGGAGAGCGGCGGGTACGGATACAATAACGCCAAGGTGCTGAAGCAGAGCATGACGCTCAACCTGGCCGACCCCGGCAGCAACCTGAAGCCGCACCTGCGGAACAAGAGCGCCGAGCTGCTCACCTCGCCCGACGTGGGCCTGCTGAAGCTGGCCTCGCCCGAGCTGGAGCGCCTGATCATCCAGTCGAGCAACGGGCTGATCACCACCACGCCGACCCCCACGCAGTTCCTCTGCCCCAAGAACGTGACGGACGAGCAGGAGGGCTTCGCCGAGGGCTTCGTGCGGGCGCTGGCCGAGCTGCACAACCAGAACACGCTGCCCAGCGTCACCTCGGCCGCGCAGCCCGTCAGCGGGGGCATGGCACCTGTGTCCTCCATGGCCGGTGGGGGTGGGAGCTTCAACGCCGGCCTGCACAGCGAGCCCCCCGTCTACGCCAACCTCAGCAACTTCAACCCCAACGCGCTCAGCTCGGCGCCCGGCTACAACGCCAACGGCATGGGCTACGCGCCGCAGCACCACCTGAACGCCCAGATGCCCGTGCAGCACCCCAGGCTCCAGGCTCTGAAGGAGGAGCCGCAGACTGTCCCCGAGATGCCGGGGGAGACCCCTCCGCTGTCCCCCATCGACATGGAGTCGCAGGAGAGAATCAAAGCCGAGCGAAAGCGCATGAGAAACAGGATCGCCGCGTCCAAGTGCCGGAAAAGGAAGTTGGAAAGGATTGCCAGGTTGgaggaaaaagtgaaaacttTGAAAGCCCAGAACTCAGAGCTGGCATCCACTGCCAACATGCTCAGAGAACAGGTTGCACAGCTTAAGCAGAAGGTCATGAACCATGTCAACAGCGGGTGCCAGCTAATGCTCACACAACAGTTGCAAACGTTTTGA